A genomic region of Miscanthus floridulus cultivar M001 chromosome 3, ASM1932011v1, whole genome shotgun sequence contains the following coding sequences:
- the LOC136541252 gene encoding uncharacterized protein isoform X3: MPGCGIATSWLHTSRMPSLPYSDGVLRSVRCLTTQEGLFLRAYNNGMRFLYNKKLPSSLGRPSAPAPQNRGAKGYRFPWLVSIGQCQEKPQSCHLGLEKIHAPAFGKQDDCGGFPTVGDVGLIGTRSATLVSR, from the exons A TGCCCGGTTGTGGGATTGCCACTTCTTGGTTGCACACATCTCGAATGCCAAGCTTGCCTTACTCAGATGGAGTCCTCCGGTCCGTCAG ATGCCTGACAACCCAAGAAGGGTTGTTTCTGAGAGCATATAACAATG GTATGAGGTTCCTTTACAACAAGAAGTTACCCTCCTCACTGGGTAGACCTTCTGCACCGGCTCCACAAAACAGAGGTGCAAAGGG ATATAGATTTCCTTGGCTGGTCTCGATAGGGCAGTGCCAAGAGAAGCCACAATCTTGCCACCTTG GGTTAGAGAAAATCCACGCTCCAGCTTTTGGAAAACAAGATGATTGTGGAGGGTTTCCCACTG TAGGTGATGTTGGCCTCATCGGCACTCGATCAGCAACACTAGTGTCCCGCTAG
- the LOC136541252 gene encoding uncharacterized protein isoform X2 has translation MPGCGIATSWLHTSRMPSLPYSDGVLRSVSWLIRCLTTQEGLFLRAYNNGMRFLYNKKLPSSLGRPSAPAPQNRGAKGYRFPWLVSIGQCQEKPQSCHLGLEKIHAPAFGKQDDCGGFPTGDVGLIGTRSATLVSR, from the exons A TGCCCGGTTGTGGGATTGCCACTTCTTGGTTGCACACATCTCGAATGCCAAGCTTGCCTTACTCAGATGGAGTCCTCCGGTCCGTCAG TTGGTTGATAAGATGCCTGACAACCCAAGAAGGGTTGTTTCTGAGAGCATATAACAATG GTATGAGGTTCCTTTACAACAAGAAGTTACCCTCCTCACTGGGTAGACCTTCTGCACCGGCTCCACAAAACAGAGGTGCAAAGGG ATATAGATTTCCTTGGCTGGTCTCGATAGGGCAGTGCCAAGAGAAGCCACAATCTTGCCACCTTG GGTTAGAGAAAATCCACGCTCCAGCTTTTGGAAAACAAGATGATTGTGGAGGGTTTCCCACTG GTGATGTTGGCCTCATCGGCACTCGATCAGCAACACTAGTGTCCCGCTAG
- the LOC136541252 gene encoding uncharacterized protein isoform X5, translating to MPSLPYSDGVLRSVSWLIRCLTTQEGLFLRAYNNGMRFLYNKKLPSSLGRPSAPAPQNRGAKGYRFPWLVSIGQCQEKPQSCHLGLEKIHAPAFGKQDDCGGFPTVGDVGLIGTRSATLVSR from the exons ATGCCAAGCTTGCCTTACTCAGATGGAGTCCTCCGGTCCGTCAG TTGGTTGATAAGATGCCTGACAACCCAAGAAGGGTTGTTTCTGAGAGCATATAACAATG GTATGAGGTTCCTTTACAACAAGAAGTTACCCTCCTCACTGGGTAGACCTTCTGCACCGGCTCCACAAAACAGAGGTGCAAAGGG ATATAGATTTCCTTGGCTGGTCTCGATAGGGCAGTGCCAAGAGAAGCCACAATCTTGCCACCTTG GGTTAGAGAAAATCCACGCTCCAGCTTTTGGAAAACAAGATGATTGTGGAGGGTTTCCCACTG TAGGTGATGTTGGCCTCATCGGCACTCGATCAGCAACACTAGTGTCCCGCTAG
- the LOC136541252 gene encoding uncharacterized protein isoform X1 — translation MPGCGIATSWLHTSRMPSLPYSDGVLRSVSWLIRCLTTQEGLFLRAYNNGMRFLYNKKLPSSLGRPSAPAPQNRGAKGYRFPWLVSIGQCQEKPQSCHLGLEKIHAPAFGKQDDCGGFPTVGDVGLIGTRSATLVSR, via the exons A TGCCCGGTTGTGGGATTGCCACTTCTTGGTTGCACACATCTCGAATGCCAAGCTTGCCTTACTCAGATGGAGTCCTCCGGTCCGTCAG TTGGTTGATAAGATGCCTGACAACCCAAGAAGGGTTGTTTCTGAGAGCATATAACAATG GTATGAGGTTCCTTTACAACAAGAAGTTACCCTCCTCACTGGGTAGACCTTCTGCACCGGCTCCACAAAACAGAGGTGCAAAGGG ATATAGATTTCCTTGGCTGGTCTCGATAGGGCAGTGCCAAGAGAAGCCACAATCTTGCCACCTTG GGTTAGAGAAAATCCACGCTCCAGCTTTTGGAAAACAAGATGATTGTGGAGGGTTTCCCACTG TAGGTGATGTTGGCCTCATCGGCACTCGATCAGCAACACTAGTGTCCCGCTAG
- the LOC136541252 gene encoding uncharacterized protein isoform X7, with amino-acid sequence MPSLPYSDGVLRSVRCLTTQEGLFLRAYNNGMRFLYNKKLPSSLGRPSAPAPQNRGAKGYRFPWLVSIGQCQEKPQSCHLGLEKIHAPAFGKQDDCGGFPTVGDVGLIGTRSATLVSR; translated from the exons ATGCCAAGCTTGCCTTACTCAGATGGAGTCCTCCGGTCCGTCAG ATGCCTGACAACCCAAGAAGGGTTGTTTCTGAGAGCATATAACAATG GTATGAGGTTCCTTTACAACAAGAAGTTACCCTCCTCACTGGGTAGACCTTCTGCACCGGCTCCACAAAACAGAGGTGCAAAGGG ATATAGATTTCCTTGGCTGGTCTCGATAGGGCAGTGCCAAGAGAAGCCACAATCTTGCCACCTTG GGTTAGAGAAAATCCACGCTCCAGCTTTTGGAAAACAAGATGATTGTGGAGGGTTTCCCACTG TAGGTGATGTTGGCCTCATCGGCACTCGATCAGCAACACTAGTGTCCCGCTAG
- the LOC136541252 gene encoding uncharacterized protein isoform X6, producing MPGCGIATSWLHTSRMPSLPYSDGVLRSVSWLIRCLTTQEGLFLRAYNNGMRFLYNKKLPSSLGRPSAPAPQNRGAKGYRFPWLVSIGQCQEKPQSCHLGLEKIHAPAFGKQDDCGGFPTVW from the exons A TGCCCGGTTGTGGGATTGCCACTTCTTGGTTGCACACATCTCGAATGCCAAGCTTGCCTTACTCAGATGGAGTCCTCCGGTCCGTCAG TTGGTTGATAAGATGCCTGACAACCCAAGAAGGGTTGTTTCTGAGAGCATATAACAATG GTATGAGGTTCCTTTACAACAAGAAGTTACCCTCCTCACTGGGTAGACCTTCTGCACCGGCTCCACAAAACAGAGGTGCAAAGGG ATATAGATTTCCTTGGCTGGTCTCGATAGGGCAGTGCCAAGAGAAGCCACAATCTTGCCACCTTG GGTTAGAGAAAATCCACGCTCCAGCTTTTGGAAAACAAGATGATTGTGGAGGGTTTCCCACTG TTTGGTAG
- the LOC136541252 gene encoding uncharacterized protein isoform X4 yields the protein MPGCGIATSWLHTSRMPSLPYSDGVLRSVSWLIRCLTTQEGLFLRAYNNGMRFLYNKKLPSSLGRPSAPAPQNRGAKGYRFPWLVSIGQCQEKPQSCHLGLEKIHAPAFGKQDDCGGFPTGHFSYLLSAHLQ from the exons A TGCCCGGTTGTGGGATTGCCACTTCTTGGTTGCACACATCTCGAATGCCAAGCTTGCCTTACTCAGATGGAGTCCTCCGGTCCGTCAG TTGGTTGATAAGATGCCTGACAACCCAAGAAGGGTTGTTTCTGAGAGCATATAACAATG GTATGAGGTTCCTTTACAACAAGAAGTTACCCTCCTCACTGGGTAGACCTTCTGCACCGGCTCCACAAAACAGAGGTGCAAAGGG ATATAGATTTCCTTGGCTGGTCTCGATAGGGCAGTGCCAAGAGAAGCCACAATCTTGCCACCTTG GGTTAGAGAAAATCCACGCTCCAGCTTTTGGAAAACAAGATGATTGTGGAGGGTTTCCCACTG GTCATTTTTCGTATTTGTTGTCTGCACATCTACAGTGA
- the LOC136541252 gene encoding uncharacterized protein isoform X8 — MPGCGIATSWLHTSRMPSLPYSDGVLRSVSWLIRCLTTQEGLFLRAYNNGMRFLYNKKLPSSLGRPSAPAPQNRGAKGYRFPWLVSIGQCQEKPQSCHLDTSMVNRARFLSRTLKG; from the exons A TGCCCGGTTGTGGGATTGCCACTTCTTGGTTGCACACATCTCGAATGCCAAGCTTGCCTTACTCAGATGGAGTCCTCCGGTCCGTCAG TTGGTTGATAAGATGCCTGACAACCCAAGAAGGGTTGTTTCTGAGAGCATATAACAATG GTATGAGGTTCCTTTACAACAAGAAGTTACCCTCCTCACTGGGTAGACCTTCTGCACCGGCTCCACAAAACAGAGGTGCAAAGGG ATATAGATTTCCTTGGCTGGTCTCGATAGGGCAGTGCCAAGAGAAGCCACAATCTTGCCACCTTG ATACGAGCATGGTAAACAGAGCTAGGTTCCTCTCTAGAACCCTCAAAGGCTAG